A genomic segment from Acidimicrobiia bacterium encodes:
- the hemB gene encoding porphobilinogen synthase: MPFPEQRSRRLRRTPAIRRLVAEARLSVDDLVAPLFVKEGIDAPEPVASMPGVMQHTQESLRKEVRALTDLGVPAVILFGVPARKDALGSGASDPSGVVQVALRSLRDEVGDGMVLMADVCLDEYTDHGHCGILDRHQQVDNDATLERYAEIAVTQAEAGADVVAPSGMMDGQVGAIRAALAASGHDDTAVLAYSAKYASALYGPFRDAAECAPQFGDRRSYQMDPPNAREAIDETALDITEGADMVMVKPALAYLDVIAAVRSAFDVPVGAFHVSGEYSMLKAAAANGWIDGEAVALEHLVAIKRAGADFVLTYLAREVVERLSS, encoded by the coding sequence GTGCCCTTTCCCGAGCAGCGCTCGCGCCGACTCCGCCGCACGCCGGCCATTCGCCGGCTCGTGGCCGAGGCGCGGCTGTCGGTCGATGACCTGGTGGCGCCGCTGTTCGTGAAGGAAGGCATCGACGCGCCGGAGCCGGTGGCGTCGATGCCGGGGGTGATGCAGCACACGCAGGAGAGCCTGCGCAAGGAAGTGCGGGCGCTCACGGATCTCGGCGTACCGGCGGTGATCCTCTTCGGTGTGCCCGCGCGCAAGGACGCGCTCGGCTCCGGCGCGAGCGACCCGTCCGGCGTGGTCCAGGTGGCGTTGCGATCGCTGCGCGACGAGGTTGGCGACGGCATGGTGCTGATGGCCGACGTCTGCCTTGACGAGTACACGGACCACGGCCACTGCGGAATCCTCGACCGCCACCAGCAGGTCGACAACGACGCCACACTCGAGCGCTACGCGGAGATCGCGGTCACCCAGGCCGAAGCGGGGGCCGACGTGGTCGCGCCGTCGGGGATGATGGACGGCCAGGTCGGGGCGATCCGCGCCGCGCTCGCCGCTTCGGGCCACGACGACACGGCGGTGCTCGCGTACTCGGCGAAGTACGCGTCGGCGCTCTACGGACCGTTCCGTGACGCGGCGGAGTGCGCGCCGCAGTTCGGTGACCGGCGCTCCTACCAGATGGACCCGCCGAATGCCCGCGAGGCGATCGACGAGACCGCGCTGGACATCACCGAGGGCGCCGACATGGTGATGGTCAAGCCGGCTCTCGCGTACCTCGACGTGATCGCGGCGGTGCGCAGCGCGTTCGACGTGCCGGTCGGCGCGTTCCACGTGAGCGGCGAGTACTCGATGCTCAAGGCCGCGGCAGCGAACGGATGGATCGACGGTGAAGCCGTCGCGCTCGAGCACCTGGTTGCGATCAAGCGCGCCGGCGCCGACTTCGTGCTCACGTACCTGGCCCGCGAGGTCGTCGAGCGGCTGAGTTCGTGA
- the hemC gene encoding hydroxymethylbilane synthase, translated as MRIATRGSPLARWQAERVIELVGEPAELVIVSTTGDHLKDTPIHAMGGTGVFVKEVQQAVLDGRADIAVHSAKDLPSERTPGLVIAAVPERGDPRDALVGSTLDDLRAGAVVATGSVRRRAQLAALRSDVGFADLRGNMQTRLAKAAGFDAIVVAAAALDRLGLGDRIAERLPTTQMLPQIAQGALAVECGEDDAVTHDRLAAIDSLDLHRAVDAERAFLAELGGGCDQPVGALAGIVADGDVEIEGLIASLDGRIVIRESARDADAATAGRALAAAISYAVELT; from the coding sequence ATGAGGATCGCGACCCGTGGCAGCCCGCTCGCACGCTGGCAGGCCGAACGCGTGATCGAGCTGGTCGGCGAGCCGGCCGAGCTCGTGATCGTGTCGACGACCGGCGATCACCTGAAGGACACGCCCATCCACGCGATGGGTGGGACTGGCGTCTTCGTCAAGGAAGTGCAGCAAGCCGTGCTCGACGGGCGCGCCGACATCGCCGTCCACTCGGCGAAGGATCTCCCGTCCGAGCGGACTCCGGGGCTGGTCATCGCCGCCGTTCCCGAGCGTGGTGACCCGCGCGACGCGCTCGTGGGGTCGACGCTCGACGACCTCCGAGCCGGTGCGGTTGTCGCAACCGGCTCCGTGCGGCGACGGGCCCAGCTCGCGGCGCTTCGTTCCGACGTCGGGTTCGCCGATCTGCGCGGCAACATGCAGACCCGCTTGGCCAAGGCAGCGGGGTTCGACGCGATCGTCGTTGCCGCCGCCGCGCTCGACCGGCTCGGGCTCGGTGACCGCATCGCTGAGCGGCTGCCCACCACGCAGATGCTCCCGCAGATCGCACAAGGCGCCCTCGCGGTCGAGTGCGGCGAAGACGACGCGGTGACGCACGATCGCCTCGCGGCCATCGACTCGCTTGATCTCCATCGCGCGGTGGACGCCGAGCGCGCGTTCCTCGCCGAGCTGGGTGGCGGCTGCGACCAACCGGTGGGCGCCTTGGCCGGGATAGTCGCGGATGGCGACGTGGAGATCGAGGGCCTGATCGCGTCGCTCGACGGCCGGATTGTGATCCGTGAGTCGGCGCGCGACGCCGACGCCGCGACGGCCGGTCGCGCCTTGGCCGCAGCGATCTCGTACGCCGTGGAACTCACGTGA
- the cobA gene encoding uroporphyrinogen-III C-methyltransferase, translating into MVGAGPGDPKLITRRGFELLMEADVVVFDRLASPALLDHVSGEAKRIDVGKTPGSDEMSQEDINALLVEHGRAGRQVVRLKGGDPFVFGRGGEEAEALAAAGVEFEVVPGVTSAIAAAAYAGIPVTHRGLSTHFTVVTGHEDPTKGRTDVDWAALAAAGGTLVILMGAGRIGDIAAQLISAGRAPDTPVAAVRNGTRSDQRTVRATLATIGDAEVLPPSAIVVGEVAALDLAWFEARPLFGRSVVVTRAREQASELREQLEALGAEVIELPTIAIEPLEFALPAFDRYGWIVFTSANAVAAFFDRGLLRSGLDARALAGVGVAVIGLATEMELVARGIRADLMPDDFVAESLLEAFPDPSEPGERVLLPRAEQARDVLPDGLHKKGYNVDVIPVYRTVPTRPDPAMVERVRAGDVDAITFTSSSTVNNFCDAVRELSEPPPIIVSIGPITSKTAAECGLRVGAEATEHTIDGLIAALRETLGT; encoded by the coding sequence CTGGTTGGCGCCGGGCCCGGCGATCCGAAGTTGATCACGCGACGCGGGTTCGAGCTGCTCATGGAAGCCGACGTCGTGGTCTTCGACCGGCTGGCCTCTCCCGCGCTCCTCGACCACGTGTCCGGCGAAGCCAAGCGCATCGACGTCGGGAAGACGCCGGGATCGGACGAGATGTCACAGGAGGACATCAACGCGCTGCTCGTCGAGCACGGCCGGGCGGGCAGGCAGGTCGTGCGCCTGAAGGGCGGCGATCCGTTCGTGTTCGGCCGCGGCGGCGAGGAAGCCGAGGCGCTCGCGGCCGCGGGAGTTGAGTTCGAAGTCGTGCCCGGTGTCACGAGCGCCATCGCCGCGGCGGCGTACGCCGGCATCCCAGTGACACATCGGGGTCTGTCGACCCATTTCACCGTCGTCACCGGTCATGAGGACCCGACGAAGGGGCGCACCGACGTCGACTGGGCCGCGCTCGCTGCCGCGGGCGGCACGCTCGTCATCCTCATGGGTGCGGGTCGCATCGGAGACATCGCGGCGCAGCTCATCAGCGCAGGCCGAGCGCCCGACACGCCGGTTGCTGCGGTGCGCAACGGCACGAGATCCGATCAGCGAACCGTCCGGGCCACGCTGGCCACGATCGGCGATGCCGAAGTGCTGCCGCCGTCGGCGATCGTCGTCGGCGAGGTCGCGGCGCTCGATCTCGCGTGGTTCGAGGCGCGGCCGTTGTTCGGCCGAAGCGTTGTCGTGACGCGTGCGCGCGAGCAGGCCAGCGAGCTACGGGAGCAGCTGGAGGCGCTCGGCGCGGAGGTGATCGAGCTCCCGACCATTGCGATCGAGCCGCTCGAGTTCGCGCTCCCAGCGTTCGATCGGTACGGCTGGATCGTGTTCACGTCAGCGAACGCGGTGGCGGCGTTCTTCGACCGAGGTCTCCTGCGTTCAGGACTTGACGCCCGCGCGCTGGCCGGTGTGGGCGTGGCCGTGATTGGCCTTGCTACCGAGATGGAGCTGGTGGCCCGCGGGATCCGGGCTGACCTGATGCCCGACGACTTCGTTGCCGAGTCGCTGCTCGAGGCGTTCCCCGATCCTTCAGAGCCGGGAGAGCGCGTGCTGTTGCCCCGCGCCGAGCAGGCACGAGACGTGCTTCCCGACGGCCTGCACAAGAAGGGCTACAACGTCGACGTCATCCCCGTCTACCGGACGGTTCCCACGCGACCCGACCCGGCAATGGTGGAGCGGGTTCGCGCCGGTGACGTCGACGCGATCACCTTCACGTCGTCGTCGACCGTGAACAACTTCTGCGATGCGGTGCGAGAGCTCTCCGAACCGCCGCCGATCATCGTGTCGATCGGGCCGATCACGTCCAAGACCGCGGCGGAATGCGGTCTGCGCGTCGGCGCCGAGGCGACCGAGCACACGATCGACGGCCTGATCGCCGCCCTCCGGGAGACCCTCGGGACCTGA